The Brassica oleracea var. oleracea cultivar TO1000 chromosome C7, BOL, whole genome shotgun sequence sequence AAAGCACACTCAAAGAATGTTACAGAGAGCAAAACATAGAGAAAGAGTTTCACAGAGACCATATGGACGCATGCACTTTCAGAATCATGTTTATTTGGCTTCATCAGCCTTTCGGGTTCACCGCCTGACTCTGGTTCAGTCCATACTGCGAAAGAAACCATTTTTTTATCAGTAACAGCTTCCACAAGCCTGATCTGATAAGCAAAGCACTAAGATAAATGAGAAAAAAGTGATGAGTGTTAACCTTTTCTCTGATTCGAGAGCTCCAGTTTTCACTCTTGCTTGGGCCAGCAGAGGCTTGGTTTGCTTGAGAACCAAGAAGTGGGTCCCAAGCTCTACTCCTCGGGTTCTCAAAGTCTTCCTCATCGCCAAGCTCGGGTCTCTTAGGTGAAACCATAGCTCTGAGAACCATGGCTAGTAAGAGTGACAGTAGCTGAAAAAGCAGGAGTGGCGTGTTCACAATTAGAAACACACAAGAAAAGATTCACTATGTATGAAATGCTACAAAGTTAACTGAGACTGGTTTGAGTTTTTCACCTGGACCACTAAAACAGCAGCCCCGACCCATTTGCATATATCAATGTTGTCCTCAATGAAAGCTCTGAGACTATTGAGTTCTCCAGTTGGATCATACGGAAGATCCTACACAACACATGTATATCAATCAAACAGTTACAACAGAAAGCCAAGAACACGAGAAACAGTATTCAAATATACGAAAGATGCCACCTTTTCCCACTGACGATCAATGGCGATGAATGCAACAAGGGCAGCTTCAAGTAGAATGAGCAGAGTTTTGAGAATAGAGTACTTTGAAAGCCGTCAAGGGAAGAAAAAAAACGAAATAAACCCATTCCAAGTAAACTAGCATGACGGTGTAGTAAACTCTATCAATCTATCATGTATATAAGTAAGGATACGAAACACAAGCAACAACCATTGATAGCTTCAGCAGCAATGAAACCAATGATGGTAACAATGCAGACCAAAACACCAACCGCCATAAAAGAGTAGATGAACCTGCATTTAAAAAGCAATGATTCACAACAACACAAGTTAAGAAACCTGACTGGGGCTTAATAAGAGGAACCAAAAACATAATCACCTAAAAAAGCTAAAAACAAGTCATCTTGAAGTATTTAAAGCAAACACACTTTTGTTTAACTTCATAGTTATACTTAGTAATAAACTGAAAACTAATTAAACCCCACATTTATCTCAGACCTCCATTTCTGAAACAAACCCTAAAAATTGAAACTTTAATGTAAAACCCTAAAATTGAAAAGATGATTATAGTACCATGGAGCAGGAAGGTCCAAGGAACGAAGGTTAAACCCATGATCACCACCACCACTAGACCCTAGAACGACGCTCGCCATGAGACCAGCAGGATTATTCAAGGGCTCGGAAACTCTAGCAATACCGAGTCCTGAGCTAGATGTGGGAGGGTCGACGGGGGAGTGACGGTGGTATTGATCGAGCATCCATATGGAGTAGATGATGATGGAAACACCGAAGAAAGCTTGAACGAAATTGAGGATCTTGAGAGTTGAAGCGAACGAAAGATGGCAGCAATTATGCCTCATTTCTTTCTTCCTCAGAGATGATTGAACCCGGAAAAGCTTTTTTCAAAGGTCGTCTGAGTGTCTGTCTGTCTCCTTCCCTTTTTGAAAATATTTCATTTTTTTATTTTCAATTAGTCACGGTCTGATGATGTGTTGTGACCTTATTTGCTATTCGTTTAGCTCTTATCTGCTGACTTGTCTTGTTGGATTTTTTTTTTTTTTTTTTTTTTTTTTTTTTTTTTTTTATTATTGTTAGAAGATAAATATCAAAAGAGGATGATTATCCAGCTTGGACACCTGTCCTGTTATAACATCATCTTTGTCATCTCTACGTGTCTTGTTCTCTATTAAAGAGATGATGACTACGTAATTTTGTTACACTATAAATAGCTGAGTTAAGTTGTTGTTCGTAGAAGAAAAAATATACAACAATAATGAAGATCACTTTCTTCTTTACTCATCAAAATCACACGACCAACTCTTACTCTCTCCTTTATTATTATTCTATTTTCTCTATAAATACAAGTATATACATAACCATTTATATCATGAGCTAATAGTTCATAACACGTTATCAGCACGAGGCTCTGACCAACTGAGGCTTATTAATCCGAAAATTCTTAAACCAGCCGAGGTAATGTTTAAATTTATGTATTTCAATATACTTAATTTATTTAAATTTTATTATTATTTCGGAGTGAGAGGCTGGACCTTCTCCGTTTAATTTTTGGGATGATAGGCGCTACTTTCCCCGACTGATCGTTATGGTAGGCTATGCCTTCACGATCAGAGAAACACGTGGTAGGCTTTGCGTCCGTGAATAAAAATAAAAGGTCAAAAATGGTAGATTAAGTCTCCTCGGACCTTGAAATAAGTAAAAGTCAAAATGGTAGACCATGTCTCCTCGGTCTTTGAAAAAATGATCAATATGGTAGTCTATGACTCCTCGGATCATGTGGTAGGCTAAGCCTCCCGATTTTATTTATGCTATTTAAATTTCCTCAATTTAAATTTCTGCAATTTAATTTTTGCTTTTATTTTATGCTTTTAATTTCTGCATTTAAATTATGCATTTAAATTTTCGTCTTTATATATTATTATTCTATGAATACGGTTATCATGTCAAATTTGACAAAGCTCAAAATAAAACCCTTAATATTACGAGAAATAATTTTAAGACTTGGGCAGTGGGTGCAAAGATTCACCTGAGAGAAAATGAGCTTTGACAAATCATCGATAAGTTGAAACTATATCGGATGAGAAAAAGATAAAGCCATGATAATTTACATCACTTTAATGATGGTTTATAAGATGAGGTGTATCATGAGAAAGATCTAGAAGATCTTTCAATAATCAAATCCTTGAAAGAAAGGATTCACCAAATTGTTGGAGTTGATGTAAATACTCCGTGGGAATTGAAAAGAAAAGAAACTCATGATACTAAACCATCAAATCGGTCCTTCTTGAAAAGGACAAGGGTGTGGATGCGGTTGAAACCGCTATCGTGGTCGTGGAAGAGGACGAGGAAAAAGATTCCATCCCTATGAGAATAATGGAAACTTCCACGAAAAATGAAAGTGGTTGGGTGATAAAAAGGCAAACAAAAAAGGTTGGTTATAGATACGGCTAGAAAGAAAATTGGGTACGTAGTTGTCGTACGCCAAATATTTAGCCGATTTATATCGAGATTCAAAAAGAAAAGAGAAAGAAAGTGAAATAAACTTCATCTCTTATGAGCCCGGACCATCTTTTCATAGCTTGAATACTCATCTTGATGATTCAGATTTTCTGGTTGGTCCAGAAAATGAAAATAAAATATCGATGTGATATGAAAATTATTTTTCTGAATAAGATTTTGAGATTCAAGATGAAGAAAAAATATACCTGACAGGTATTGGGTCATTGTCATGACTACTAAAGGTAACAAATATATTTCCTCTTTCAAATTAAATAAGGATAGTATCTAGTAATATAAACATATTATTGGCTCAAGAAGAGCTTATGATAAAAAGACAAGCATAAGAAAAAGATGGCAAAATTATAAATGAGTGGTAAACCTGAAGTTTACTGATATATAGCCATCCCCAATAATGTTATCGACATTATTGTGAAATGTTGAAAAACCAGAAGTTTTTCACAATAGCATGTCAAGAAAATAAATGAAACCATCATGGGTGATGAATCATCAAACAAGTTCATAATATGTGATTTCTTTAAGCAGACCCCAAATTAAGATCTCACTCTAAAGGATTTGAAACATAATTCATCCCAAATGGGAAAACTGAATATGTTATTAGTTCTAGAGTGGGATTCAGTACGAGATTTTAGACATGGAGTGTCATCATCTCGAGGGGGAGAATTAAAGAATCCTAGTAAGTGGAACATTGAAAAAATTATGTTCGCACTCGAAAAAGAACTTGATAAAGTAAACTCAAGTAAGATGATCCCCATGATCAGGTGTAAACATGCAGTTGTGCATGTAATAAAGACATATACAATCCAGAGGGATAAAGTATATGGATAATTAGAAATATGCTCGCAAGTTTGCTAGAAGCATATGATAAGCTGATGGAATGAGATATGTGAAATGGATTACAATGAAAAGTAGGATAATCCATTTACAAAATGTCTGCCAGACATTTTGATGAACTAATGAAATCTCATATTCCAGCTGAAAATGCTCCAATAAGAAAATAGTGTCCTAAACGGACGATATATGAGTCTATGGCACGCTAGAGACGTGATAGACCACTTTGGTTCCAAAGAATCCTCGAAAAGGAGCAAAAATATGAATAGAGGATGAATCTCATGATGAGACCGTTGATATGGTTAATATTACAGTCAGGTACCTGGGTAAATCATCGATGATGATAAAGAGATCTCGATTAACCATATCAGTACGGATAAAAAGATGGAACCAAAGAGAAAATAGATTGTCGACAATAAAATGAAAAAGCGCTACATAAATAAGGATTATGAATCTACCTCTATGTATGAGGGTAGAGTGAATTGATTGGCCATCAATTCGATATAAAGCTCGTTAGAAAAACGAGAGATTTTTGGACCAAAAGTCCAAGGTATAGTTCTCCAGAGAATGAAATGAAAGATGACCTTGAGGTATGAAAAACGGCTTGTTCCGAGGTCACTGGAGAAATTTTAAAATAGATGCAATATATTGAAATGTCTGGCAGGACAAAAATGACTTGAGTTGCATGTTGATATTTAGTAGTCCCTCGAGAGTTAAAGATGCTCTCGGGAATGTATCGAACTCTGGAAGAGTTAGCACAAGCCGTATATAAGGTATCTTGAACCAGTAACTGGTGATATGTTTATGGCACAGTTCGCCGATTACCATTTAATGAGGATGAATTTCCAGCGTTAGGGGGAGGAATTAGAAAAATTCCTAAAAAGATTACATGGTGTACATAGTCGTTGTTACACCTTGATCCCCCTACGAATCAAAGAGAGCTGAAAATTCAAGAAATTGTGCATTTGCATATTTGGCAAACCAGTTACCAGATGTGTTCACAGATACGACATGATATACCCGCTGAAAATGTTCCATCAAGAGTTGATGTTCCTAAAGAACAAAGTGATGGTAACAAAATAAATGACACTTGGGTTCAGTTAAAGAGGGGGAGACTAGCGGGTTCTAGAGATAAAAATCTCCAAAAGAAATTGGTTGAAAAAAGTTGCAAGGTTCCTGAAGAACCTGATACTGAAAAATGTCTGAAAGAAGACATAAGTGGAAAGGTTCAAAGAGAACCTGATACTAAAGATGTCTGAAAGAAGACATAAGAAGGTTCCAGAAGAACCTGATACTGAAAAATGTCTGAAAGAAAGCATAGATGAAAATGGTCAAGATGAACAAAATGAAGATGATCCAGATGACGAAAAGGGAACAGAAAAGTATGAAATTTCCATCAACTACACCCTTGATGAAAAAGTTATAAGATAAAAGATGTTGATGGAATGTTCTCCTTTTCTGTCCAAAGAGATCGATCAGAAAAGTGATGATCCCGATCCAAGGTCCATTTTGGAATGTTAAAAAGACATGATTGGGAGGAGTGGCAGAAGGCCATTCAAATTGAATTATTCTCCCTGAATAAAAGAAATGTCTTTGGACCTATAGTCATAACGCAATCTTGTTGGGTATAAGTGGGTATTCGTGAGAAAAGTAACACGATATAAAACCTGATTAGTTGCCCAAAGTTTTTCTCAGAGACCGGGAATTGATTATGAGGAAACATATTTCCCGGTAATTGATGCAATTACTTTTAAATTTTGATGAGCCTAAAGGCGTCTAAAAATCTTAAAATGCATCTCATGGACGTTGTGACTGCATATTTGTATGGATCGTTGGATAACGATATATATATATATATATATGAAACTCCCTGATGAATTGAAAATGCCAAGGGCATTGAAAGAAAAATCCAGGGANNNNNNNNNNNNNNNNNNNNNNNNNNNNNNNNNNNNNNNNNNNNNNNNNNNNNNNNNNNNNNNNNNNNNNNNNNNNNNNNNNNNNNNNNNNNNNNNNNNNNNNNNNNNNNNNNNNNNNNNCGAAAAGGTTATTGAAACGCTTTTGTATGAATAAAGCGACTCCTTTGAGTACTCCAATGATAAATAGATCTCTCGATGTTAAAAGAGATATTGTTTTAAAAGATCCTGGTAAGATCTTATATAAATAAGTACTTTGGAGATGCTAATCGTAATAAACTATGTGAGCGTATATGTCTTGCGAGTTGTATTTGATTAAATATACTTTTAGACACTAATGTCTTTGCAAGATACAGCTCATTTTCTATTCATGGAAATTAGAACGGCNNNNNNNNNNNNNNNNNNNNNNNNNNNNNNNNNNNNNNNNNNNNNNNNNNNNNNNNNNNNNNNNNNNNNNNNNNNNNNNNNNNNNNNNNNNNNNNNNNNNNNNNNNNNNNNNNNNNN is a genomic window containing:
- the LOC106306271 gene encoding tetraspanin-18; protein product: MRHNCCHLSFASTLKILNFVQAFFGVSIIIYSIWMLDQYHRHSPVDPPTSSSGLGIARVSEPLNNPAGLMASVVLGSSGGGDHGFNLRSLDLPAPWFIYSFMAVGVLVCIVTIIGFIAAEAINGCCLCFYSILKTLLILLEAALVAFIAIDRQWEKDLPYDPTGELNSLRAFIEDNIDICKWVGAAVLVVQLLSLLLAMVLRAMVSPKRPELGDEEDFENPRSRAWDPLLGSQANQASAGPSKSENWSSRIREKYGLNQSQAVNPKG